The Grimontia kaedaensis genome has a window encoding:
- a CDS encoding HlyU family transcriptional regulator, with translation MGLFDWLFSSKEKPTKETEPNEYKGFLIYAEAKSEGGQFRINGRICKELDGELKTHSFIRSDLLPSEDSANELMLKKSQLFIDQMGDRMF, from the coding sequence GTGGGACTTTTTGATTGGTTATTCAGTAGTAAAGAAAAACCGACTAAAGAAACAGAGCCAAACGAATACAAAGGTTTTCTGATTTACGCAGAAGCTAAATCAGAAGGCGGTCAATTCCGAATTAATGGGCGCATTTGTAAAGAATTGGATGGTGAACTTAAAACGCACAGTTTCATCCGTTCAGATTTATTGCCTTCTGAAGACAGTGCCAATGAGTTGATGTTGAAGAAGTCTCAACTATTTATCGATCAAATGGGCGACAGAATGTTTTGA